CGTGTTCGGTCGGGACTGTACGCCATGAGAAGCAGGGGCGATGTGCTCATCTGGCAATCCGCCCGTTAGCGTGCAGCCATGAGCGACGACGTACGGATGACCGCCTGGGTGCGCGGCCGGGTGCAGGGAGTTGGCTTCCGCTGGTTCACCAGGGCAAACGCCTTGGAGATCGGCGGCCTGGTGGGCTTCGCCCTGAACCTCGACGACGGCAGGGTGCAGGTCGTGGCCGAGGGGCCGCGTGAGAATTGCCACCGTCTGCTCGACTGGCTCCAGTC
This is a stretch of genomic DNA from Streptomyces sp. R44. It encodes these proteins:
- a CDS encoding acylphosphatase, with the protein product MSDDVRMTAWVRGRVQGVGFRWFTRANALEIGGLVGFALNLDDGRVQVVAEGPRENCHRLLDWLQSADTPGRVDGVTEIWDTPRGGYDSFAIR